A part of Candidatus Binatia bacterium genomic DNA contains:
- a CDS encoding (2Fe-2S)-binding protein, with translation MIVCLCQGVSERVVQTAIRGGACTRKEVTNSCGAGAGCGGCHGSIRELLTEAKAEERRELAKVENAQSREDKGTHPLTGVLFPAPA, from the coding sequence ATGATCGTTTGTCTTTGTCAGGGCGTTTCCGAACGAGTCGTCCAGACCGCCATTCGCGGCGGTGCCTGCACACGCAAGGAAGTCACCAATTCCTGCGGCGCGGGTGCCGGTTGTGGAGGCTGCCATGGCTCGATTCGAGAATTGCTGACCGAGGCGAAGGCGGAAGAGCGGCGCGAACTTGCCAAAGTCGAGAACGCTCAGTCCCGCGAAGACAAGGGCACGCACCCTCTCACGGGTGTTCTTTTCCCCGCACCTGCCTGA
- a CDS encoding error-prone DNA polymerase, with the protein MALAADYVELRCRSAFSFLEGGSLPEELVERALELGYSSLALADRNGLYGAPRFWKSARETPLRSLVGAEVEFREGRLLLLVASRGGYRRLCRLLTLGHSRSPIKGEFQLSLADLEGETGGLLCLAGGPFSPITNDLRYGRTTQARQRARVLHRLFGKRLWIDIQRSRNLRVERRSRALTDLAEAVHLPLVASGDVAFARPESRALVDLFSSIRLGRPLAELGRDAFSNTEQCLTDPRLMAERFRDLPEALRQSREIAEQLEFRMGDLGYRFPECPVPPGASSLQYLRELTLEGATRRYGSPLSSRVQSQLQHELTIIGKLGLEGYFLIVHDIVQFCRNAEILVQGRGSAANSAVCYSLGITAVDAVGMDLLFERFLSEERGEWPDIDLDLPSGAQREKVIQYLYRRYGGSHRAPADVPQAPTVGSGVAMTANVITYRRRSALREAAKGFGLSPLQVDRISRDLGRQGLAASEGSLAERFMEAGVDLNSRRMQLLVRAVESMEGLPRHLGQHSGGMILSAGRLDEVVPLEPAAMPGRSVVQWDKEDCADLGLIKIDLLGLGMLAVLERTIPLVRETSGVDLDLARLPPDDPKTYAMIQKADTVGVFQIESRAQMATLPRLKPATFYDLVVEVALIRPGPIVGKMVHPYLNRRSGREPVRYAHPSLEPILRRTLGVPLFQEQLLRIAVVAAGFRPGEAEELRRAMGFKRSTAKMKFLEAKLYRGLAERGIEAGAAEEIVQAITSFAMYGFPESHAASFALIAYASAYLKAHYPAAFLCSLLNCWPMGFYHPSTLISDAQRHGVEVLPVDVLRSSWDSTLEKGSCRGQPVVRLGLRFIHGLRAEQGVQLVRERERKVYGNLQDLAARSSLAQNELGRLARAGALASLGEGDRRAALWQISALPRPRETLLHGLETSPETAADAFIPPEMTPWEERLTDYAATGVTTEPHLLAELRSELRGKGVLSLSQMLALPDGASVEVAGAVIVRQRPQSAGGFCFLTLEDETGLANAFLVPQIFEQFRRVLQKYPLLILSGFLQKQEGVTHLKVDSLRPVGTEEHLPPARNFH; encoded by the coding sequence GTGGCTCTTGCGGCGGATTACGTGGAATTACGATGTCGGAGCGCCTTCTCCTTTCTGGAAGGTGGCTCACTCCCCGAAGAGTTGGTCGAGCGTGCTCTGGAGTTGGGGTACTCGTCGCTGGCACTGGCGGATCGTAACGGGCTTTACGGCGCCCCCCGATTCTGGAAGAGCGCTCGCGAGACGCCACTGCGTTCCCTGGTGGGTGCGGAGGTTGAATTCCGGGAGGGGCGTCTATTGTTGCTGGTGGCCTCTCGCGGTGGATATCGCCGGCTTTGTCGCCTGCTGACTCTGGGCCATTCTCGATCCCCGATCAAAGGCGAATTCCAGCTGTCGCTGGCGGACCTCGAAGGCGAAACAGGAGGACTGCTCTGTCTGGCAGGTGGCCCCTTCAGCCCGATTACGAATGACTTGCGGTACGGGCGAACAACGCAGGCACGGCAACGCGCGAGGGTTCTCCACCGCCTGTTCGGAAAACGTCTCTGGATCGATATCCAAAGATCCCGGAACCTGCGCGTCGAGCGTCGTAGTCGGGCGTTGACCGACCTGGCCGAGGCGGTCCACCTTCCTCTCGTGGCTTCGGGTGATGTCGCTTTCGCGCGGCCCGAGAGTCGAGCTTTGGTCGACCTGTTCTCGAGCATTCGTTTGGGACGCCCTCTTGCCGAGCTGGGACGAGACGCCTTCTCGAATACTGAGCAATGCTTGACCGATCCACGCCTGATGGCGGAACGCTTTCGAGACCTGCCCGAGGCTCTGAGGCAGAGCCGGGAGATCGCCGAGCAGTTGGAGTTTCGTATGGGCGATCTGGGCTATCGATTCCCGGAGTGTCCGGTGCCCCCCGGAGCTTCTTCCCTGCAGTACCTTCGGGAACTCACATTGGAAGGAGCGACGAGGCGTTATGGATCGCCGCTTTCTTCGCGTGTGCAGTCCCAACTGCAGCATGAATTGACCATTATCGGGAAGCTGGGTCTGGAAGGTTATTTTCTGATCGTTCACGATATTGTTCAGTTTTGTCGGAACGCAGAGATCCTGGTGCAGGGCCGAGGTTCGGCGGCCAATAGCGCGGTTTGCTATTCTTTGGGGATCACGGCGGTCGATGCCGTCGGTATGGATCTTCTTTTCGAGAGGTTTCTCTCCGAGGAGCGGGGGGAGTGGCCGGATATTGACCTCGATCTTCCCTCGGGTGCGCAGCGCGAGAAGGTGATTCAATATCTTTATCGTCGCTACGGTGGGTCGCATCGCGCGCCGGCCGATGTCCCACAGGCGCCAACGGTCGGATCCGGTGTGGCCATGACCGCCAACGTGATTACCTATCGCCGCCGGAGCGCGCTGCGTGAAGCGGCGAAAGGTTTTGGTCTCTCCCCTCTGCAGGTGGACCGGATCAGTCGCGACCTCGGGCGACAGGGGTTGGCTGCGAGTGAAGGGTCGTTAGCCGAAAGGTTCATGGAAGCAGGGGTCGATCTCAACAGTCGGCGGATGCAGCTTCTGGTGCGGGCTGTCGAGTCCATGGAGGGACTGCCGCGTCACCTGGGGCAGCATTCAGGCGGCATGATTCTTTCGGCCGGTCGACTGGATGAAGTCGTACCGCTTGAACCTGCGGCAATGCCAGGTCGAAGCGTCGTGCAATGGGACAAGGAGGATTGCGCGGATCTGGGACTGATCAAGATCGACTTGCTGGGCTTGGGGATGCTCGCGGTCCTTGAGAGGACGATTCCCCTGGTCCGCGAAACCTCCGGAGTCGATCTGGACCTGGCGCGACTTCCGCCGGATGACCCAAAGACATACGCAATGATCCAGAAGGCCGATACGGTGGGCGTCTTCCAGATCGAATCACGTGCACAAATGGCAACGCTGCCTCGACTGAAACCGGCGACCTTCTACGATCTGGTTGTCGAAGTTGCCTTGATTCGCCCCGGACCGATTGTGGGGAAAATGGTCCACCCCTATCTCAATCGCCGATCGGGGCGGGAGCCTGTTCGTTACGCACATCCCTCGCTGGAGCCCATTCTGCGTCGGACACTTGGGGTCCCCTTGTTTCAGGAGCAACTGTTGAGGATCGCGGTTGTTGCCGCTGGCTTTCGCCCCGGTGAAGCCGAAGAACTGCGCCGTGCCATGGGGTTCAAGCGTTCAACAGCAAAGATGAAATTTCTCGAGGCGAAGCTCTACAGGGGCCTCGCGGAGCGCGGGATCGAGGCAGGCGCGGCCGAGGAGATCGTTCAGGCCATCACCTCTTTTGCGATGTATGGCTTCCCCGAATCCCATGCGGCGAGCTTTGCCTTGATCGCCTACGCATCGGCCTATCTGAAGGCGCATTATCCGGCCGCCTTCCTTTGTTCGCTTCTGAACTGCTGGCCCATGGGATTTTATCATCCGTCCACACTGATTTCGGACGCCCAGCGGCACGGGGTCGAGGTGCTCCCGGTAGACGTCCTTCGTTCGTCATGGGATAGCACGCTGGAGAAGGGGTCTTGTCGGGGGCAACCGGTGGTACGTCTGGGATTGCGCTTCATCCATGGTCTGCGCGCCGAACAGGGGGTGCAGCTGGTCCGTGAGCGCGAACGGAAAGTCTATGGGAACCTTCAGGACCTGGCCGCACGATCTTCTTTGGCGCAAAACGAGTTGGGTCGTTTGGCTCGGGCCGGCGCATTGGCCTCTTTGGGCGAGGGCGACCGGCGTGCGGCTCTATGGCAGATTTCGGCTTTGCCACGACCTCGCGAAACTTTGCTTCATGGTCTCGAAACGTCTCCCGAAACCGCGGCCGATGCGTTCATCCCACCGGAAATGACCCCTTGGGAGGAGCGATTGACGGATTATGCGGCCACGGGTGTGACGACCGAGCCACATCTGCTCGCGGAGCTGCGTTCGGAACTGCGGGGAAAAGGGGTTCTTTCGCTGTCGCAGATGCTCGCGCTTCCGGATGGAGCATCTGTTGAAGTCGCGGGGGCGGTGATCGTCCGTCAAAGGCCGCAATCGGCTGGTGGGTTCTGCTTTCTGACCCTGGAAGATGAGACAGGGCTGGCAAATGCGTTTCTTGTTCCGCAGATATTCGAGCAATTCCGTAGGGTTTTGCAGAAATATCCTTTGCTGATCCTGAGCGGTTTTCTGCAGAAACAGGAGGGTGTGACCCATCTGAAGGTGGATTCTCTGAGGCCGGTAGGGACTGAGGAGCACCTTCCACCGGCGCGAAATTTTCACTAA
- a CDS encoding MBL fold metallo-hydrolase has protein sequence MPVARLRPISPHVAAVDLHGRFQVAAFLVRHQRGLCLVDAGFPGWGFAILTAASSLPAPNEITDLILTNAHADHIGGTPEIIEHADTRVLSSVLEKPYIEGASLAAGARGFLPKVALTLNHLNRKREIPTIEVDATLQPGEVIHDLEVLAIPGHTPGQIALLHRTDGLLISSDALFNVSESPSLDPVPGMTADPQAARESLAVLQATGVEDLAPTHGPAILGRAQAVLAALREQLG, from the coding sequence ATGCCTGTAGCTCGCCTGCGCCCGATCAGCCCCCACGTGGCTGCTGTCGATTTGCATGGCCGTTTTCAGGTCGCCGCGTTTTTGGTGCGACATCAACGCGGTCTCTGTCTCGTGGACGCAGGTTTCCCCGGCTGGGGCTTTGCGATTCTTACCGCGGCTTCGAGTTTGCCGGCGCCCAACGAGATCACTGATCTGATTCTGACCAACGCGCATGCCGACCATATTGGCGGCACGCCGGAAATCATCGAGCATGCAGACACGCGCGTTCTGAGCTCGGTGCTGGAGAAGCCCTATATCGAGGGAGCCTCTCTTGCTGCGGGGGCTCGAGGCTTTTTGCCGAAGGTTGCTTTGACCCTGAATCATCTGAACCGCAAGCGCGAAATCCCCACGATCGAAGTCGATGCAACCTTGCAACCTGGAGAGGTGATCCACGATTTGGAAGTCCTTGCCATTCCGGGTCATACGCCCGGGCAGATTGCCCTTTTGCACAGGACGGATGGCTTGCTGATTTCCTCGGACGCTTTGTTCAATGTCTCCGAGTCCCCGAGTCTGGACCCGGTCCCGGGGATGACCGCTGATCCGCAGGCGGCTCGCGAGTCGCTGGCCGTGCTGCAGGCAACCGGGGTCGAGGATCTGGCGCCAACGCACGGGCCGGCCATTTTGGGGCGGGCACAAGCCGTTCTTGCGGCCCTTCGCGAGCAGCTCGGCTGA
- a CDS encoding response regulator has translation MTVATVLVVDDDSEIRHLVKGVLDRAGYDVLEACDGRSAVEIAGADRPDLVLLDMSMPERDGLWVASEIRSRNGADSPVMVALSARHQPSDRERALEAGCSLFLSKPCPPSRLRDTIKTLLAGRPSEGPGS, from the coding sequence GTGACAGTGGCTACTGTTCTCGTAGTGGATGATGACTCGGAGATCCGACATCTGGTCAAGGGAGTACTGGACCGGGCGGGCTATGATGTTCTGGAGGCATGCGATGGTCGATCGGCCGTCGAGATCGCCGGTGCTGACAGGCCGGACCTTGTGCTTCTGGACATGTCGATGCCGGAACGGGATGGGCTCTGGGTGGCCTCGGAGATCCGTTCGCGCAATGGCGCCGATTCTCCCGTGATGGTCGCACTGAGCGCCCGGCACCAACCCAGCGATCGAGAGCGTGCTCTCGAGGCTGGTTGCTCCTTATTCCTCTCCAAGCCGTGTCCCCCGTCACGACTGCGGGACACCATCAAGACCTTGCTGGCCGGAAGGCCCAGCGAGGGACCGGGGTCCTGA